A region from the Triticum aestivum cultivar Chinese Spring chromosome 3D, IWGSC CS RefSeq v2.1, whole genome shotgun sequence genome encodes:
- the LOC123080011 gene encoding putative ABC transporter C family member 15 isoform X1 yields the protein MPPSHDSQHPMEELQALDYVRAAAFAGLLVWTLAELVKRRNRHQAAAAAAGHGGDVVSAQRGGAASIVAFCNASITLSHIVFSVLGVWKRQAVSPGLVFQSSSWLLATLFLLYCKHEGAAVVVSSNWPPVLVAWWFFSFLSESLLASLHLLCLFDSATVVVDFASLPFCTGICLVVVAMRLSKANQKELDQPLLHREDADDSSRDRFSSSGWWSRLTFRWLNPVFEKGHKVRLELEHIPSVPQSETAEQSYALLQETLHKQKPEPMPLREAIICAVWTPLVTNAVFAGLNTVSSYMGPFLITYLVELLSDKKTDKGHGRGYMLACLFFASKTVESLSQRQWYFGARRIGFQVRAALMVSIYKKSLLMKNSGPVAGKVVNFLDVDVEKVGEFFWYIHGIWLLPLQIFLALAILYHSLGAMASLSAVLVTVLVMVSNTPLANSQQNLNMKIMEAKDSRIKAMAEAMKSMRILKLHAWETAYLDKLLKLRDVEKGWLRKYLYKCSAIAFLFWASPTLVSVVTFGVCILVEIPLAAGTVLSALATFRILQDPIYNLPELVSMVTQTKVSLDRIEEFIKEDHQGKPSCYGNITGTKDLAMAGEIVIEPGEYSWEADTSSKKTKVTLKINSKVSIGKGLKVAVCGPVGSGKSSLLYSIMGEIPRVSGAEPTVVGSRAYVPQSAWIQTGTIQDNVLFGKAMDRSLYEEVLQGCALDRDLELWANGDMTVVGERGVNLSGGQKQRIQLARALYSDSDVYFLDDPFSAVDAHTSAHLFKECLLRLMSSKTVMYVTHQLEFLRDSDLVLVMKDGRIVQSGRYDDLIAEKDGELSKQMAAHDQSLSQVNPAKAHGLAKTKQQKKQIEATEIESDGHVIGRECEEERESGRVKWDVYRKFVTSAYGGGLIPVVLLCQIFFQGLQICSNYWIAWAAEREDQVSKKKMIGIFVLLSAGSSVFILGRAVFLSTIAIETAQQLFLGMNRNIFRAPMSFFDSTPSSRILNRASTDQATVDTDIPYRLAGLIFAMIQLLSIIFIMSQIAWPIFMLFIIIIAISTWYQNYYISSARELARMVGIRKAPVLHHFSETVSGAATIRCFNQGEEFLTKSLALIDDYTRITFHNSATVEWLCIRINFLFNLVFFVMLVILVSLPWDTIDPSLAGLAATYGLNLNVLQAWVIWNLCNVENKMISVERIFQFSNIPSESPLVIENCRPRETWPSCGTIQIEALQIQYSPDMPMVLKGISCTFPGERKIGVVGRTGSGKSTLIQALFRVVEPSAGRIFIDGVDISLLGVHDLRCRLSIIPQEPTLFQGTVRTNLDPLQQHLDTEIWEVLRKCRLEEIVREDNRLLDAPVVEDGGNWSVGQRQLVCLARVLLMKKKILVLDEATASVDTATDNIIQKTIRQETDNCTVITIAHRIPTVIDSDLVLVLGEGRILEFDSPENLLRDESSAFSKLVMEFMGRSEGRHQPEPM from the exons ATGCCACCTTCTCATGATTCCCAGCATCCCATGGAGGAATTGCAAGCATTGGACTACGTCCGGGCAGCAGCGTTCGCCGGCCTGCTGGTTTGGACCCTTGCAGAGCTTGTGAAACGGAGGAACAGgcaccaagcagcagcagcagcagcagggcatGGCGGCGACGTGGTCTCGGCGCAGCGAGGAGGGGCAGCCAGTATAGTTGCATTCTGCAATGCTTCGATCACGCTGTCCCATATCGTGTTCTCGGTTCTTGGGGTCTGGAAGCGGCAAGCCGTCTCCCCGGGCCTGGTATTTCAATCTTCCTCGTGGCTTCTGGCTACTCTCTTCCTGCTCTACTGCAAGCATGAAGGTGCTGCAGTAGTAGTATCATCCAACTGGCCTCCAGTTCTTGTTGCTTGGTGGTTCTTCAGCTTCCTATCGGAATCGCTCCTCGCCTCGCTGCATTTGCTTTGCCTCTTTGATTCTGCAACTGTCGTCGTTGATTTCGCTTCTCTTCCCTTCTGCACTGGTATCTGCCTGGTTGTCGTAGCTATGAGGCTTTCCAAAGCAAACCAGAAAGAGCTGGACCAGCCACTACTGCATAGAGAAGATGCTGATGACAGCAGCAGGGACAGGTTCTCTAGCTCGGGGTGGTGGAGTCGGCTCACATTCCGGTGGCTGAACCCAGTGTTCGAGAAGGGGCACAAGGTGAGGCTCGAGCTGGAACACATCCCGTCTGTGCCGCAGTCCGAGACGGCAGAGCAGTCGTATGCCTTGCTTCAAGAGACACTCCACAAGCAGAAACCTGAGCCAATGCCACTGCGGGAAGCCATCATTTGTGCTGTCTGGACACCTCTGGTCACCAATGCAGTCTTTGCAG GGCTCAACACTGTTTCTTCTTATATGGGACCGTTCTTGATCACCTACTTGGTGGAGCTACTCTCTGACAAGAAAACTGACAAGGGCCATGGCCGTGGATACATGCTTGCATGCCTCTTCTTTGCCTCCAAGACAGTGGAGTCACTCTCACAGCGGCAGTGGTACTTTGGCGCCCGCAGAATTGGATTCCAGGTGCGGGCAGCACTGATGGTGTCCATCTACAAGAAGTCCCTGCTGATGAAGAACTCGGGCCCAGTTGCAGGGAAAGTTGTGAACTTCCTTGATGTTGACGTCGAGAAGGTTGGTGAGTTCTTCTGGTACATCCATGGGATTTGGTTGCTGCCCTTGCAAATTTTCTTGGCACTTGCGATCCTGTACCATAGTCTCGGTGCAATGGCCTCGCTGTCTGCAGTCCTCGTAACAGTGCTGGTGATGGTGAGCAACACACCACTGGCAAATTCGCAGCAGAACCTTAATATGAAGATAATGGAGGCGAAGGACTCGCGCATCAAGGCTATGGCCGAGGCAATGAAGAGCATGAGGATCTTGAAGCTTCATGCATGGGAGACAGCCTACTTGGACAAGCTCCTGAAGCTCAGGGATGTGGAAAAGGGGTGGCTCAGGAAGTATCTCTACAAGTGCTCAGCGATAGCTTTCCTGTTCTGGGCCTCACCAACGTTGGTTTCGGTCGTTACCTTCGGTGTCTGCATTCTTGTGGAGATACCATTGGCAGCTGGAACAGTTTTATCGGCCCTTGCCACGTTCAGAATCCTCCAAGACCCGATCTATAACCTCCCAGAGCTTGTGTCAATGGTCACACAAACCAAGGTGTCCTTGGATAGAATAGAAGAGTTCATCAAAGAAGACCACCAGGGTAAGCCAAGTTGCTATGGCAACATAACTGGAACAAAGGACTTGGCAATGGCTGGTGAAATAGTAATTGAACCAGGAGAGTACAGTTGGGAAGCTGATACTAGCTCGAAGAAAACAAAGGTAACActcaagatcaacagcaaggtgAGCATCGGGAAGGGTCTCAAGGTTGCAGTGTGTGGGCCAGTTGGTTCAGGCAAATCAAGCCTCCTTTACAGCATCATGGGAGAGATTCCAAGGGTTAGCGGTGCAGAACCAACGGTTGTCGGATCAAGGGCATATGTCCCTCAGAGTGCGTGGATTCAAACTGGGACAATTCAGGACAATGTGCTCTTTGGGAAGGCTATGGACAGAAGCTTATACGAAGAGGTGCTACAAGGGTGTGCCTTGGATAGAGATTTGGAGTTATGGGCCAATGGAGATATGACTGTAGTAGGGGAAAGGGGTGTGAACCTAAGTGGAGGCCAGAAGCAGAGGATCCAGCTTGCCAGGGCATTGTACAGCGATTCTGATGTTTACTTCTTGGATGACCCCTTCAGTGCTGTGGATGCGCACACCAGCGCACATCTCTTCAAG GAATGCTTACTGAGACTAATGTCCTCTAAGACAGTCATGTATGTTACCCATCAGCTAGAGTTCTTGCGAGACTCAGATCTTGTTCTG GTCATGAAAGATGGAAGGATCGTTCAGTCTGGGAGATATGATGATCTGATAGCTGAGAAAGATGGAGAGCTCTCCAAGCAAATGGCTGCACATGATCAATCCCTTAGCCAGGTCAACCCAGCAAAAGCACATGGCTTGGCCAAAACCAAACAACAGAAGAAGCAGATAGAGGCCACAGAAATAGAATCAGATGGCCATGTCATAGGGAGGGAATGTGAAGAAGAGCGTGAATCTGGAAGAGTCAAATGGGATGTTTACCGCAAGTTTGTCACCTCTGCATACGGCGGAGGTCTCATCCCTGTGGTTCTTCTATGCCAAATCTTTTTCCAGGGATTGCAGATATGTAGCAACTACTGGATTGCATGGGCAGCAGAGAGAGAAGATCAAGTAAGCAAGAAGAAGATGATTGGTATATTTGTGCTGTTGTCTGCAGGAAGCTCGGTATTTATATTGGGAAGAGCTGTCTTCCTTTCAACAATTGCCATTGAAACTGCCCAACAGCTCTTCTTAGGCATGAACAGAAATATTTTTCGAGCACCAATGAGCTTCTTTGATTCCACTCCATCAAGTCGGATACTCAATAGG GCTTCAACAGATCAAGCCACAGTTGACACAGATATTCCCTACAGGCTAGCAGGGCTGATATTCGCGATGATTCAGCTCCTCAGCATTATTTTCATCATGTCCCAAATTGCTTGGCCTATATTCATGTTATTCATAATTATAATTGCAATCTCCACTTGGTATCAG AACTATTACATCAGTTCGGCTAGAGAGCTAGCAAGGATGGTTGGCATCAGAAAAGCTCCAGTCCTCCACCATTTTTCAGAGACTGTATCAGGAGCTGCAACTATTAGATGCTTTAATCAGGGAGAGGAGTTCTTGACAAAGAGTCTTGCGCTAATTGATGACTATACCCGCATTACTTTCCATAATTCAGCGACAGTTGAATGGCTATGCATCCGTATCAACTTCCTCTTCAACCTTGTGTTTTTCGTGATGCTAGTCATACTTGTCTCCTTGCCATGGGATACAATCGATCCAA GTCTTGCAGGGCTTGCAGCTACCTATGGCCTTAACCTTAATGTGTTACAAGCATGGGTTATATGGAATTTGTGCAATGTCGAAAACAAGATGATCTCTGTAGAGAGGATTTTCCAGTTCTCAAACATACCGAGTGAATCTCCTTTAGTGATTGAGAACTGTAGACCAAGGGAAACATGGCCATCGTGCGGAACTATTCAGATCGAGGCTCTCCAAATTCAGTACAGCCCTGACATGCCCATGGTTCTCAAGGGCATAAGCTGCACATTTCCTGGAGAAAGGAAAATTGGGGTGGTAGGGCGGACAGGGAGTGGGAAGTCTACTCTCATCCAGGCCTTGTTTCGGGTCGTTGAACCATCTGCAGGACGGATATTCATAGATGGAGTGGACATATCACTTTTGGGAGTGCATGATTTGCGGTGTAGATTGAGTATTATACCACAAGAACCAACTCTCTTCCAAGGGACTGTCAGAACAAACCTGGATCCTCTACAACAACATCTGGACACTGAAATATGGGAG GTTCTGCGTAAGTGCCGCCTTGAGGAGATTGTCAGAGAAGACAATAGGTTGTTAGATGCACCAG TAGTTGAAGATGGCGGAAACTGGAGTGTGGGGCAAAGGCAACTTGTGTGCTTGGCCAGGGTATTGCTGATGAAAAAGAAAATACTTGTTTTAGATGAAGCTACAGCATCAGTTGATACTGCGACGGATAATATCATCCAAAAGACTATAAGGCAAGAAACGGACAACTGCACGGTTATTACAATTGCACATAGGATCCCCACCGTGATTGACAGCGACCTTGTTCTTGTACTCGGAGAAG GCAGGATACTAGAGTTTGATTCACCGGAAAATCTACTTCGGGATGAATCATCAGCTTTCTCAAAGCTGGTGATGGAATTCATGGGAAGGTCAGAGGGCCGACATCAACCAGAGCCAATGTAG
- the LOC123080011 gene encoding putative ABC transporter C family member 15 isoform X2: MPPSHDSQHPMEELQALDYVRAAAFAGLLVWTLAELVKRRNRHQAAAAAAGHGGDVVSAQRGGAASIVAFCNASITLSHIVFSVLGVWKRQAVSPGLVFQSSSWLLATLFLLYCKHEGAAVVVSSNWPPVLVAWWFFSFLSESLLASLHLLCLFDSATVVVDFASLPFCTGICLVVVAMRLSKANQKELDQPLLHREDADDSSRDRFSSSGWWSRLTFRWLNPVFEKGHKVRLELEHIPSVPQSETAEQSYALLQETLHKQKPEPMPLREAIICAVWTPLVTNAVFAGLNTVSSYMGPFLITYLVELLSDKKTDKGHGRGYMLACLFFASKTVESLSQRQWYFGARRIGFQVRAALMVSIYKKSLLMKNSGPVAGKVVNFLDVDVEKVGEFFWYIHGIWLLPLQIFLALAILYHSLGAMASLSAVLVTVLVMVSNTPLANSQQNLNMKIMEAKDSRIKAMAEAMKSMRILKLHAWETAYLDKLLKLRDVEKGWLRKYLYKCSAIAFLFWASPTLVSVVTFGVCILVEIPLAAGTVLSALATFRILQDPIYNLPELVSMVTQTKVSLDRIEEFIKEDHQGKPSCYGNITGTKDLAMAGEIVIEPGEYSWEADTSSKKTKVTLKINSKVSIGKGLKVAVCGPVGSGKSSLLYSIMGEIPRVSGAEPTVVGSRAYVPQSAWIQTGTIQDNVLFGKAMDRSLYEEVLQGCALDRDLELWANGDMTVVGERGVNLSGGQKQRIQLARALYSDSDVYFLDDPFSAVDAHTSAHLFKECLLRLMSSKTVMYVTHQLEFLRDSDLVLVMKDGRIVQSGRYDDLIAEKDGELSKQMAAHDQSLSQVNPAKAHGLAKTKQQKKQIEATEIESDGHVIGRECEEERESGRVKWDVYRKFVTSAYGGGLIPVVLLCQIFFQGLQICSNYWIAWAAEREDQVSKKKMIGIFVLLSAGSSVFILGRAVFLSTIAIETAQQLFLGMNRNIFRAPMSFFDSTPSSRILNRASTDQATVDTDIPYRLAGLIFAMIQLLSIIFIMSQIAWPIFMLFIIIIAISTWYQNYYISSARELARMVGIRKAPVLHHFSETVSGAATIRCFNQGEEFLTKSLALIDDYTRITFHNSATVEWLCIRINFLFNLVFFVMLVILVSLPWDTIDPSLAGLAATYGLNLNVLQAWVIWNLCNVENKMISVERIFQFSNIPSESPLVIENCRPRETWPSCGTIQIEALQIQYSPDMPMVLKGISCTFPGERKIGVVGRTGSGKSTLIQALFRVVEPSAGRIFIDGVDISLLGVHDLRCRLSIIPQEPTLFQGTVRTNLDPLQQHLDTEIWEVLRKCRLEEIVREDNRLLDAPVEDGGNWSVGQRQLVCLARVLLMKKKILVLDEATASVDTATDNIIQKTIRQETDNCTVITIAHRIPTVIDSDLVLVLGEGRILEFDSPENLLRDESSAFSKLVMEFMGRSEGRHQPEPM, encoded by the exons ATGCCACCTTCTCATGATTCCCAGCATCCCATGGAGGAATTGCAAGCATTGGACTACGTCCGGGCAGCAGCGTTCGCCGGCCTGCTGGTTTGGACCCTTGCAGAGCTTGTGAAACGGAGGAACAGgcaccaagcagcagcagcagcagcagggcatGGCGGCGACGTGGTCTCGGCGCAGCGAGGAGGGGCAGCCAGTATAGTTGCATTCTGCAATGCTTCGATCACGCTGTCCCATATCGTGTTCTCGGTTCTTGGGGTCTGGAAGCGGCAAGCCGTCTCCCCGGGCCTGGTATTTCAATCTTCCTCGTGGCTTCTGGCTACTCTCTTCCTGCTCTACTGCAAGCATGAAGGTGCTGCAGTAGTAGTATCATCCAACTGGCCTCCAGTTCTTGTTGCTTGGTGGTTCTTCAGCTTCCTATCGGAATCGCTCCTCGCCTCGCTGCATTTGCTTTGCCTCTTTGATTCTGCAACTGTCGTCGTTGATTTCGCTTCTCTTCCCTTCTGCACTGGTATCTGCCTGGTTGTCGTAGCTATGAGGCTTTCCAAAGCAAACCAGAAAGAGCTGGACCAGCCACTACTGCATAGAGAAGATGCTGATGACAGCAGCAGGGACAGGTTCTCTAGCTCGGGGTGGTGGAGTCGGCTCACATTCCGGTGGCTGAACCCAGTGTTCGAGAAGGGGCACAAGGTGAGGCTCGAGCTGGAACACATCCCGTCTGTGCCGCAGTCCGAGACGGCAGAGCAGTCGTATGCCTTGCTTCAAGAGACACTCCACAAGCAGAAACCTGAGCCAATGCCACTGCGGGAAGCCATCATTTGTGCTGTCTGGACACCTCTGGTCACCAATGCAGTCTTTGCAG GGCTCAACACTGTTTCTTCTTATATGGGACCGTTCTTGATCACCTACTTGGTGGAGCTACTCTCTGACAAGAAAACTGACAAGGGCCATGGCCGTGGATACATGCTTGCATGCCTCTTCTTTGCCTCCAAGACAGTGGAGTCACTCTCACAGCGGCAGTGGTACTTTGGCGCCCGCAGAATTGGATTCCAGGTGCGGGCAGCACTGATGGTGTCCATCTACAAGAAGTCCCTGCTGATGAAGAACTCGGGCCCAGTTGCAGGGAAAGTTGTGAACTTCCTTGATGTTGACGTCGAGAAGGTTGGTGAGTTCTTCTGGTACATCCATGGGATTTGGTTGCTGCCCTTGCAAATTTTCTTGGCACTTGCGATCCTGTACCATAGTCTCGGTGCAATGGCCTCGCTGTCTGCAGTCCTCGTAACAGTGCTGGTGATGGTGAGCAACACACCACTGGCAAATTCGCAGCAGAACCTTAATATGAAGATAATGGAGGCGAAGGACTCGCGCATCAAGGCTATGGCCGAGGCAATGAAGAGCATGAGGATCTTGAAGCTTCATGCATGGGAGACAGCCTACTTGGACAAGCTCCTGAAGCTCAGGGATGTGGAAAAGGGGTGGCTCAGGAAGTATCTCTACAAGTGCTCAGCGATAGCTTTCCTGTTCTGGGCCTCACCAACGTTGGTTTCGGTCGTTACCTTCGGTGTCTGCATTCTTGTGGAGATACCATTGGCAGCTGGAACAGTTTTATCGGCCCTTGCCACGTTCAGAATCCTCCAAGACCCGATCTATAACCTCCCAGAGCTTGTGTCAATGGTCACACAAACCAAGGTGTCCTTGGATAGAATAGAAGAGTTCATCAAAGAAGACCACCAGGGTAAGCCAAGTTGCTATGGCAACATAACTGGAACAAAGGACTTGGCAATGGCTGGTGAAATAGTAATTGAACCAGGAGAGTACAGTTGGGAAGCTGATACTAGCTCGAAGAAAACAAAGGTAACActcaagatcaacagcaaggtgAGCATCGGGAAGGGTCTCAAGGTTGCAGTGTGTGGGCCAGTTGGTTCAGGCAAATCAAGCCTCCTTTACAGCATCATGGGAGAGATTCCAAGGGTTAGCGGTGCAGAACCAACGGTTGTCGGATCAAGGGCATATGTCCCTCAGAGTGCGTGGATTCAAACTGGGACAATTCAGGACAATGTGCTCTTTGGGAAGGCTATGGACAGAAGCTTATACGAAGAGGTGCTACAAGGGTGTGCCTTGGATAGAGATTTGGAGTTATGGGCCAATGGAGATATGACTGTAGTAGGGGAAAGGGGTGTGAACCTAAGTGGAGGCCAGAAGCAGAGGATCCAGCTTGCCAGGGCATTGTACAGCGATTCTGATGTTTACTTCTTGGATGACCCCTTCAGTGCTGTGGATGCGCACACCAGCGCACATCTCTTCAAG GAATGCTTACTGAGACTAATGTCCTCTAAGACAGTCATGTATGTTACCCATCAGCTAGAGTTCTTGCGAGACTCAGATCTTGTTCTG GTCATGAAAGATGGAAGGATCGTTCAGTCTGGGAGATATGATGATCTGATAGCTGAGAAAGATGGAGAGCTCTCCAAGCAAATGGCTGCACATGATCAATCCCTTAGCCAGGTCAACCCAGCAAAAGCACATGGCTTGGCCAAAACCAAACAACAGAAGAAGCAGATAGAGGCCACAGAAATAGAATCAGATGGCCATGTCATAGGGAGGGAATGTGAAGAAGAGCGTGAATCTGGAAGAGTCAAATGGGATGTTTACCGCAAGTTTGTCACCTCTGCATACGGCGGAGGTCTCATCCCTGTGGTTCTTCTATGCCAAATCTTTTTCCAGGGATTGCAGATATGTAGCAACTACTGGATTGCATGGGCAGCAGAGAGAGAAGATCAAGTAAGCAAGAAGAAGATGATTGGTATATTTGTGCTGTTGTCTGCAGGAAGCTCGGTATTTATATTGGGAAGAGCTGTCTTCCTTTCAACAATTGCCATTGAAACTGCCCAACAGCTCTTCTTAGGCATGAACAGAAATATTTTTCGAGCACCAATGAGCTTCTTTGATTCCACTCCATCAAGTCGGATACTCAATAGG GCTTCAACAGATCAAGCCACAGTTGACACAGATATTCCCTACAGGCTAGCAGGGCTGATATTCGCGATGATTCAGCTCCTCAGCATTATTTTCATCATGTCCCAAATTGCTTGGCCTATATTCATGTTATTCATAATTATAATTGCAATCTCCACTTGGTATCAG AACTATTACATCAGTTCGGCTAGAGAGCTAGCAAGGATGGTTGGCATCAGAAAAGCTCCAGTCCTCCACCATTTTTCAGAGACTGTATCAGGAGCTGCAACTATTAGATGCTTTAATCAGGGAGAGGAGTTCTTGACAAAGAGTCTTGCGCTAATTGATGACTATACCCGCATTACTTTCCATAATTCAGCGACAGTTGAATGGCTATGCATCCGTATCAACTTCCTCTTCAACCTTGTGTTTTTCGTGATGCTAGTCATACTTGTCTCCTTGCCATGGGATACAATCGATCCAA GTCTTGCAGGGCTTGCAGCTACCTATGGCCTTAACCTTAATGTGTTACAAGCATGGGTTATATGGAATTTGTGCAATGTCGAAAACAAGATGATCTCTGTAGAGAGGATTTTCCAGTTCTCAAACATACCGAGTGAATCTCCTTTAGTGATTGAGAACTGTAGACCAAGGGAAACATGGCCATCGTGCGGAACTATTCAGATCGAGGCTCTCCAAATTCAGTACAGCCCTGACATGCCCATGGTTCTCAAGGGCATAAGCTGCACATTTCCTGGAGAAAGGAAAATTGGGGTGGTAGGGCGGACAGGGAGTGGGAAGTCTACTCTCATCCAGGCCTTGTTTCGGGTCGTTGAACCATCTGCAGGACGGATATTCATAGATGGAGTGGACATATCACTTTTGGGAGTGCATGATTTGCGGTGTAGATTGAGTATTATACCACAAGAACCAACTCTCTTCCAAGGGACTGTCAGAACAAACCTGGATCCTCTACAACAACATCTGGACACTGAAATATGGGAG GTTCTGCGTAAGTGCCGCCTTGAGGAGATTGTCAGAGAAGACAATAGGTTGTTAGATGCACCAG TTGAAGATGGCGGAAACTGGAGTGTGGGGCAAAGGCAACTTGTGTGCTTGGCCAGGGTATTGCTGATGAAAAAGAAAATACTTGTTTTAGATGAAGCTACAGCATCAGTTGATACTGCGACGGATAATATCATCCAAAAGACTATAAGGCAAGAAACGGACAACTGCACGGTTATTACAATTGCACATAGGATCCCCACCGTGATTGACAGCGACCTTGTTCTTGTACTCGGAGAAG GCAGGATACTAGAGTTTGATTCACCGGAAAATCTACTTCGGGATGAATCATCAGCTTTCTCAAAGCTGGTGATGGAATTCATGGGAAGGTCAGAGGGCCGACATCAACCAGAGCCAATGTAG